From the Eptesicus fuscus isolate TK198812 chromosome 19, DD_ASM_mEF_20220401, whole genome shotgun sequence genome, the window TCCAAACTTAACTATACTTTCTGTAACCCAATCCAAGAATTAGTCATTTCTCCAAGTagacatgttttcttttaaagaggatgGCATTTTGAAATCTGGATGTTAGCGTGTTCCTGCTGGGGTGAAATTGCTTGTAGGGCCTCTCTGGAGACAGAGTAGGAAATAAATGCACATATCACAAATGCACACTGATACCTCTGACCAGTTTAGCATTACAGATTCTTCCTCATTTTTCCTCTCCATGTTTGTATTTCTTCTCCCACAGTGAGGACATCAGcaatatttactcatttttttcatCTAAGACACATTATAGTTTCAGAATTGTATACCCATACCTCACAAACAAAATTAGATTTTAGCATTTCTTTGCAGCTTTTTTGTCTCTAGATTATATTCAAAAAgttatgtatatttctttttccttcctgtgtgcttattttaatcatttgaaatagaattatggttattatttttgtattcaattttcatttttcctattcatttgtttaattttactttttgtatACTTAAAAGGTTCCAAAATCCAGACTCTACAGAACTTTCTTCTGTCTCTTTCAACTTATTTCCACTCATCCCTATTTTCAAAatggaggatatatatatatgtatatgtatttgtgtatgtatatatatatactagaggcctggtgcatgaaaattcatgcactggaggggggagtccctaagtccggcctgccccctcagtcggggagccctcaggggtgggaggtgacctggcaatgaggggaaggcaacgccccatcacacctctgctgctgccactgccggcagtgcaaacctcagctggccctggttacctgagcctcgggtggccctgggcggcgggGCAGCcagccatccaaggcttgcctgcgctttgagccggccctgggtggctgggcagccaccatccgaggcttgcctgcaccttgggcaggccctggggggctgaggggactgggggattctggaggcaggtgtgcggagtggccgggcctgcctgggggagggcccagccTTGCAgcgtgggcaccgccatctttgagggcggggcagtcagttagcatattccctctttattggctgtgggcaccgccatctttgtgacagcgtgaaggtcaattagcatattccctctttattagataggataaggacTTCCATGAGTTTGTTTGTCCTCCgagttctactttttttttttcccccctctaaaaGCCCTAAATTTTCCACTGGATTTTCCTATCATGTGGTTTTTAAGATCTGTCCCATAGCAGTCATTTTCCTCTAAGGAAGCTAGCTTTCTGACTTCACAGCCACACCTTATTCAGAAGAGTGTTAGTAATGTAAGCTCTCTGAGAAGACTTTTTACTAGTAACTCCTTCCTCAAATTCAACAGGTTGAACTTTGAAGAATCTGTGTCAGTGCCTACACAAATTAGTGTTGTCCAGAGTGGAATATGAGGAAACTCTTGAAGCCTTGGTCTAAATATACCTCTGATAGCTAGAAGTAACCCAAGTTGCACTGTATAATTTTGATATATTCCAAACAAGTAGTAAAAGTAGTATTCTAAACACAAGAATAGGAAATACAAGAAAATGTCTTTTATTCTTGTATCATATCTTAGAATTTTGACATCTGTTCATGGTTATGATAGAAGTGTACATCTTAGATAAAATTCTACTTAGAAATATTGGTCATTTgttaaattacaaattaaattatataaaaacagaaatgtacAAGCCTCCTTTAAGAAGTTATTggaactttaattttaaaagaatcatacaTGAAAACAACTAATTCCTATAGTAGTTTAATCCATACCTATAGTAAACCTAATACCTAACAATTATGAATCTATTATTTGAGGTATCATAATTTGACATTAATTTCTGTATTTAACACCAAGTGCTAtataatttagtaatttttattgaattcagtaaGAATTGCAATCAcattttttcagtttgtttttataattatataaggGACATTAAATCTGATTGACAAAAAATGACAAATAGCTGATTAATGTCAAATATTTCTTTGGCAGCATATTAAACTAACTTTTTCACTGTGGCAGGTCTAATAttgctgttttataattttcagatattttataaagtttgTTAGAGTATGAAGAAAAGGTACATAAACATTCTACTTTATTGTAGAATTTTCTGTACTATTACTACTTTATTATATGTTGACATAAATGTAAGCAGCATGATATTAcagttttgagaaaaaataaacttctccAAGAAGTCCTCCTTGGGCAGGTAAATCTGATCtctcatctgttttatttttatagcgaAAGTGAACATAACCACCTTCCCTATTGGTTGGTTCCAAGACCACCGATGATGTCTCTTTTCATGTGATTTGCACAAATGACAAAGAGGCATGATTAACTGTGGAAACCTATTAAGTCATAAGAAGCCCACAGAGAAATTTGAGCAAtttcattactttatttgaaaTCTTAATTTTGTGTGTGCCTATTTTGTAAGTGATGCCatgattaaaataatatacaaagtCAAGCTTCTTAGAAAAGTTTAAGATTTGTTTTGCCAAACTtaatggaattctttttttttcctgaaaaatgaCATAATAATATGTACTGCTGATATGTACCTAAACTCAGCACTCTTCTTAGATGTAGTAATTATTTCATTAAAGATCTATAATAATGTCTGCAATGAATAGCCAAATATTATTGCCTAAAAAGATAAGTAGAATTTCAAATGTTTGTGTGTGCTTTCTCAAAAATCTTCAAACTTCCTCAGAAATAGAATACCCAGAAGTCATTCATGTAAAAATTGTTTAATATTTCCTACTTATTACAGAAcagtttgcattttaatttgaCTAAATTAGCATTTAGCATTAAGACAATAGTGGGTCAAGTTTGGCTTTTGCTGTTGAAGGTTCACTCGAGTAGAGTAATCACAACATGGTCATCTCGGCCTTGCCATAGCATCTCTCCTTCAAAGTCCACCAGTCCGTGTTTTCTGGCACGCATGAGTATGCCCACCACTTTATCTGAAATACGAACGTATCTGTCAAAAAGATCTCCGAAAGTGACCTGGATCTTGCCATCACGTCTGTGGCGAGCCATTGTGCGGATAATGAAGCACATGTCCATAATTTCCCGATGGATGTGTTCCTCGGCTCGCTTGGCCCTCTCGGCGGTTTTGGTTCCCTCCTTGGGACGGCCGTAGCCTTCGTCTCCCTTGTGGAGGCGGTTGGACATGGCCAGCTGATAATCAAATTCTTCACTGAAAGGGTTGAGCTTCTGGGATTGTATGTGTTCATCAGCCCACTGCTGCCATTTTCCTTTCAGGTCCTGCAATTGACTGCATTTCCGTTGGGCCTTGCGGTTGAGTTTCTCTGTAAATCTATTTGCCCTAAAAGAGAAAGAGCATGAAGGATCAACACACTGATATTTTACCACACAAGAGTTGTTCTCTCGTGTGCTTCCTGCACATATGCATCATAACgtaagtctcttttttttttttcattataaaaaaaatatataaacataatacaaagaaattagaaatgaaagaagaaaaataccatTGTTTTTCGTTTGGTGTATCTCCTTTTAGATTATTTTGTCTAAATAACAGTAAGGTTTTAAGcaccataaaataataatactaactattttaagaaaaaagcttCCTTATACAAATGTAATGCAAATACATGTATCTTAAATTGCATATTAAGAACATTTTAGAACTGGAATCATGagtgtatctatatctatagaggcctaatatgcaaagtgtcccctctggcGTTCAACCAattgggagttcgattgctcgctatgatgttcgctgaccaccaagggaatgaaggaaggccccagccagcggctggcagctggggaaggaaggccctggctggcagctgctagggaccatacccatgcacgaatttcatgcactgggcctctagttaagtatataaATCTACATTATATAGAACTTCAAAAACAAgctatttccccccaaataagGCTTATACCAGCACACATACATTCACTTACATGTAGATTTTCATATATGGATTTTTAATGAGATCGAGTCTATACTAGTATCAGTGTTGtgccacaattttaaaatatcaaattgtATAGATAGAAGACACTGGCTAGCAATAGTAACATGCATTGAACACATTGTGCTGGCATTCTGAGGCTAAAGTCATTTCCACTGTGCCATGATGCCGCTCAGCATGGAAGGAGTTGTGTCACATGTGGATGTATGTCCTTGCAATTTGgaatgcattttttattattaaaaaataactgcaTTGCAAAGTGTCATGGGTGCAGGTCTAACTTTAAAATGGGCAGTTTGTCTTTAAAAGACTTCCTTGTCCTTTCTGTATCTCTAATCTCCTAGACTTTTTCCCTAGATCTCTTGCGCCTTCACGAAGAAACATGATCTGTTAGACTATCTGAAAGCCAGAGTTTTGTATTCCTCATCCTCACAAGTGacccacccttcctcctcctgaACATCAAGAGGCCTCATGTCTGGAAGCACTGGGATTGGAGAGGTAGAGCAGTACTGAATTTGCTCAGGAGCATGGCATGCCTGAACTAAGTAGCCCTCCTACCCAAACTGTACAATTCACTTTTCAAAACCCAGGAACAGTTTCAGATTGTGGGTATTCCTCACTATACAGACTCACCTCCTGAACTCTGCTTATTCAAATGCAGGAGGCTAATAGATGCATAGGGTAGCATACATATGTGTATTAGCATTGTTTGCAAGAGAGGAACGACATCCGCTAGAGGGCGAACTTTCATTAATTCCCACGCTTTGTGTTTCCAAAAGTCCTAGCCTCTTACAATAGAATTCAAACTAGGAATTCACTGCTACATATAACACTGCTATTTTTTGTAGCCACACGAACAAAAGTACATGACAACGTTAACGGGAAAAGCAGCATTCAAAAACTATGCACAATTATTACaactttaaaatatcatttatgtaTGGAAAAGTGCTAGGAATTGCATCATATTGAAGTGAAATGGATTTCTCTGCCCTGCTGGTCCTCACCATCTCCTCCTTCTCCACAGACTGTCCCTGTTCAGCTGCCCAGACTGTTGGCTGCTTGATCTCATTATCAAAGGAGAGCAAACACCTGTGCCCTTGGGACCATGGCAATCGATGACATGGTCCCAGGGCCATCCCTGCAGAACCCAAAGGTCATACATAGTTGATTTGAGGCTGGGAAATTCTcagaagaaagtgaaaagaataaCATTATCCACTAACTCATACTTTTTGTCTCCTGAACACCAGCTATAGTTCTGTCCTATAGTATGGTACACAATACATCATCCCTTTAAGGAGCTTCTGGGcactttgacatttttttttcattctttattaaagtatttatgatacctactgtgtgccagacactgttttagTTACTTACTGGGTATTCagtaatgagaagaaaaacagcaaataatCACTAAAAAGATATTCATGAAAATAATCGGAGTACAAATTTGAGTATGTGGTATAATTTTAGCTGTGTAAAATGTGCATGCACCAGGCTGAGGGAATCAATGGTATATGCACAATTGGAAATAATTATGTTGGTATCCAGatgataattgattttttttcatctttaaaataaattcatctaggtattatattgattttataatttagagaaagcaaaaattaagaaaagtttCAGATTAGGATCCAGAGGTCATTTGTTTCACCATATTTTAGCTGGGTCTCTGATTCTTTGAAgtagtttttttcttctaattttaattAGGAACTTAGATTCCCTGAGTTTTTAAATTCTGTGTCATTTGGAAAAGAGATTGGGGTTGGTGAGGTTATAAATCtatgaaggagagaaacatttatcttcTAAAAGAAGCACCTTCTAAATGTTAATGTGTATCTGTCATATTGTCAAATTGTAATTCCCAATAATAGGagggaaggaaaacaaatgaattgGTCCTacaagcaaaaatttaaaaatggtgcTATATACCTTAATGAGTATTAATTTTTTCTCTATCTCACAAATGTTCTGTGTCCTTTTTGtctttccagtttttaaaaagtcttcaaatATCAGTTTTAAATCAGGATTAGGACGACTTCTTGGTCAGTGAATAGAAGAATCAATATAGAGcttatcttgtttttgttttaatttacaagTAAAAATGTGCATAATAGTTTAGATTGAGATTTAGGAAGACATTCTAGTATAAATTTATAAGAAGCAAAGCAATATTCAACATTGCATATAGTAATATTTAATCCAAACTTATCTTTTTAGTTTCTTCATTATCAATAAACAAATTTCCTTATATTTGATCAATAAAAATTTCCCCTGTCCTGATATGTGCAAGGTAACTATTTCTTCTAGGCATTATAAGCATTCTATGTTGGAAAGTCTAAGTTTATTCGTTGATATAAATTCTGAAATGTATTCCTTATCTGTCAACTTTAAAAATGACATCAGTTTGAGTGATGCTTTCTTATGTGAATGTGGCTCATTAGTTACATGATGAGACTATGAGAACCAACGTTATCATTTTGGTGCAATAATTATGTGGGTAAGTTATTAAGTATGAACaaaacccatgagaatgttgtgaggattgaatggaTAAATATATGAAGAGTGCTCAGACAAATACCAGAGGAGAGTGCATGCATTGGAGAGGGGTCCCAGCTGTCAACTCCCTGCCTCTGGCCAATTCAAATGTGCCAACAGGAAGCTCTTCACTGTGCCAATCCCAGCCTTTATTCTGTTGGTCTCTGTTCTCCTTCtaacacacaatcacacacacgcAGCCCATATTTCTGGTAGAATAGTTATTTCTGATCATGAATTCCTATTTAAATAGCAATAGATCACAAACCCAAATCTCTGATCACATCTTCAAGGCACTGCATGAGAGTGGGCACCATGTCTAAGCATTGCATTTGGAGACAGGCATGTCTCAGCTTTGTCACTAGCCTGCTAGGTAAACTTCCCCTCCAAGCTTCAGTGCTCTCCTTCCTAAAATGGGGCAATACTTAATAGGAGTATTAGTGTTAAAAGAGAAAAGCATGTAAAATACCCATAGAGCACACTGAATGCACAAGGGATTATTAAAATGATCtgtttgacatttcttttttcttgaaaatttgcAATACAGTAGTTCTAATTCTTTCAAAATACCTGTAAAGTCACACACTGTAAGACAGCTCTTTGTCAATTAGGTAACCAATTCTGTTCTTTAGTTTCTGGTTGTTTCATAAAACTTGAAAAGCACACCTACACATCTAACTGTTCCCAGAGGGAGTTAGTTTAAAGGCATTCATTACATCAGCGACTTTTCCCATATTGTGATATCCTGTGTTGTGGAGTGAGATATCCTGACTTGCTAGTATGTGGAGGTGGAGTTAGTGTCTTAAAATAAAGCATGTGTTTCTTGTCTGAAGAAGTGCGGtagtgtgagtctgtgtgtgtacacacgtgcgtgtgtatgtgtgtgtttagcaTCTAAATATTTTAGGATTGTGGTATTTGAATTACCTAGCTTTAATAGCATTTCTCTTTGTTTACAGGTGCCTTTTTTCCTAAAAGTTTGAATAAGTGCTAAATAATgaatctagccctagctggtttggctcaatggatagagcattggcttgcagactgaagggtcccaggttcaattccagccaagggcatgtgcctgggtttcgggcttgatccctagtagggagcgtgcaggaggcagccgatcaatggttctctctcatcattgatgtttttctctctctctctctctctctctctctctctccctctcctctcccttcctctctaaaatcaataaaaaatatatttttaaaaataatggaatcTATATGAATAATAACAGCTTTCATATATTGAGCATatatggcaggcactgtgctgagtacTTGGCAGCCTTACTCTCACTTCTCTCACTACAGTAGAATCTATCCCAAAAGATTACTATTgacattttacaaaggaggaaaggatctcagagggaaggtgggatgggtgggtgggaagagattaataaccaaagaacttgtatgcatatatgcataacccatggacacagacaatagtgtggtgaaggctgggggtggggtgaagggggtgggctagaagaggtcaatggggggaaaaggggacatattaatactttcaacaacaaagatttttttaaaaaggaggaaataggCTTAGAGAAAtaatcagggtgtgtgtgtgtgtgtgtgtgtagaacatttaagatctactactAACAACTTTCAAGCATGTAATACAGTGTCATTAACTACAGTCAGGGTAGAGCTGGCACTTGAACTTGGGTCTGTCTGACTTCAGAGCTTGCTCTCCTTAGATAGCAGCCCCCTACCTGATTACAGAGGAGAGAGATGTGGAGCTGTGCCCCATGGGCACTGTTGGGGGAGATGTGACCCCTGATAAAATTTAGATTGATTTGGGACAAAGGAAAGGTCTCGCCAATCAATCTACCAGCAAGCACTTTTCTCTACAGAGAAGCCAATTTGCTACTCATTGtacaattgattttaaaattttacccaaAGCACACACCACCCCTCTCTGGTGGTTTCACTTTTGTTGAGGCCAACACTGGAGTGTTGAGCTcaaaggggaaggagagacagCCTAATGGAGGCGCTCTACCCGAAGGTCCTTGTCTGAGCTGGACGCTGCCCTTCTAGCTCTGGGCACAGccttcccccaggccctccctgcctgccgGTCTTTGAGATTCACTCCGACTTCCCTGCCACTTCCCTGCTGCCTgggctcccacagcaggctgggGCTCCAGGCAGTCCAAGGAGCCCAAGGATGGAGGCACTTACTGGGAGGGCAAGGGCCTTTTGATTCGGGCCGGGGCCACCTGCTCTCCGTCCTGCTCGGGCCGGTCCTCCGTCTCCCCGCCGTAGCCGCTGTCCTCCGTGTCTATGCTGTCGCTCCTCCACTTGGGCTCGTCCTGCTCCATCTCCGTCCAGCCTTTGGTCAGCTCGGACACCAGGTTGGCGCACCTCCTCCTCCGGGTCGGGGAGCCGTGGCCGCGGAGGATCCTGTCGATGTCATCCTCGGGCTGCCCGGGGCCAGCGGTGCCGCCGTCCCTCTCGTACCGGTGGCTGAGGTGGCTCACGTCTCCGCCCCGCTCGTAAgctttgctgaccactgttttgGTCACCTCTTTCCTTCTGATCGGGGAGACCTCCGGGGCCTGCCCTGAGCTCGGTCCTTCCCCGGGCCCCTCTGGCTTCGGGGAGGGAGACGTGGGGGCACTCTGGGCTTtctggtggggagtggggtgtgtCACTGGTTTAGGGTCTTGAGCGGGGTCCTGGGTCCCCCCGGGCAGCCAGCCTGCGGGCTCCTGGGCCTGCCTGGTGCTGTTCTCATTCGCCCACTGCTGCCAGCCGCGGGCCAGGTTGATCACCAGGGTGGCCCTGTGTATCTTCCGCAGGGCGCTCTTGgccggcccctcctcccgccctccctctcccggAGTCATGCTCCCCTTCTCTTCCGTGCTGATAGCCTGGGCACCCGAAAAGTGAGTGGCGACCGGTGGAGTGTGCCTCGGATTTAAATAGCAGCAGGGCGCGGGGGTGGGCAGAGAGTCTGGTGACGGTGAAAGTATGTGAAGCATTTCTTGCCAAGATGTGGTGCCTTCCCCCTGATGGCGTGCTTTTTTTAGACCCTGACGGCTCCGGTTTCATCACGGCAGAGGGCTCTCTCTGCCGGTAAAGGACAGGGATCTATCTGTCACCCCCTTTCTTCTCCAGGTGCCAGAGTGGAAATGGCTAGATCGATCATGCGCTCAGCCTTATGTTTTTCCTGACCTTAAAATATGGTCCTACCATTTATAGAAGCATAAAATATGTGCACAAGTTGTACTAGGAACATCATAGGTGT encodes:
- the ABRA gene encoding actin-binding Rho-activating protein; this encodes MTPGEGGREEGPAKSALRKIHRATLVINLARGWQQWANENSTRQAQEPAGWLPGGTQDPAQDPKPVTHPTPHQKAQSAPTSPSPKPEGPGEGPSSGQAPEVSPIRRKEVTKTVVSKAYERGGDVSHLSHRYERDGGTAGPGQPEDDIDRILRGHGSPTRRRRCANLVSELTKGWTEMEQDEPKWRSDSIDTEDSGYGGETEDRPEQDGEQVAPARIKRPLPSQANRFTEKLNRKAQRKCSQLQDLKGKWQQWADEHIQSQKLNPFSEEFDYQLAMSNRLHKGDEGYGRPKEGTKTAERAKRAEEHIHREIMDMCFIIRTMARHRRDGKIQVTFGDLFDRYVRISDKVVGILMRARKHGLVDFEGEMLWQGRDDHVVITLLE